One stretch of Ananas comosus cultivar F153 linkage group 6, ASM154086v1, whole genome shotgun sequence DNA includes these proteins:
- the LOC109711643 gene encoding uncharacterized protein LOC109711643 has translation MPQHTTSTAAVKSAAMHLLFGLYILSIAVASDLSQAAADCFRPSTFNFATAEQEGKGGKTVVLAHSPQPPIVLVHGIFGFGKGRLRGLSYFAGAEKKDHRVLVPDLGSLTSVHDRARDLFYYLKGGQVDYGEKHSSIYGNSRFGKIYEEGIKKNFKKKSKAKERTRLPHLFPVSLSLSILSSFISPFEGFVFVS, from the exons ATGCCGCAGCACACCACGAGCACGGCGGCGGTCAAAAGCGCGGCGATGCACCTGCTGTTCGGGCTCTACATCCTGAGCATCGCCGTCGCCTCCGACCTCTCGCAGGCGGCCGCCGACTGCTTCCGGCCGTCCACCTTCAACTTCGCCACCGCCGAGCAGGAGGGGAAGGGGGGGAAGACTGTCGTCCTCGCCCACTCGCCGCAGCCGCCGATCGTCCTCGTCCACGGCATCTTCGGCTTCGGCAAAGGg AGGCTCAGAGGGCTCTCGTACTTCGCTGGAGCGGAGAAGAAGGACCATCGCGTTCTCGTGCCGGATTTGGGGTCTTTGACCAGCGTTCATGATAG GGCACGTGACTTGTTCTATTATTTGAAAGGAGGGCAAGTAGACTATGGAGAGAAGCACAGCAGCATTTATGGCAATTCCAGATTTGGGAAAATTTACGAAGAAggtatcaaaaaaaattttaaaaaaaaatcaaaagcgaAAGAAAGAACGAGGCTACCCCATTTGTtccctgtctctctctccctctctattcTCTCTTCCTTTATATCTCCATTCGAGGGTTTCGTTTTTGTATCCtaa
- the LOC109711915 gene encoding uncharacterized protein LOC109711915, with translation MALYYTLWGKGLLSCGPLVALIAEYAGAILGVLSAALYGRRVWIWKKFGGLAAMMASYYFLSNGWATRSYSPFSSFGREQVVQEKQPLGMKEMVAPISAGILSALRRVIARRISLKNQLKRRLHAITVASATCFLFPVAMWDTILGSTSDSIIKFQFPSRAYLSTIVFGIFFIYYIDNVAEERLHLVFSSPRHLLVSGGCIILMEIFYKMDFSLLGFLICSIILGYGMSCYLHFCVISDSLKSKHILWTLVMHILLLLLIYI, from the exons TGCTCTAATTGCGGAGTATGCTGGTGCTATTCTTGGAGTTCTCTCAGCAGCATTGTATGGAAGGAGAGTCTGGATTTGGAAGAAG TTTGGTGGACTCGCTGCAATGATGGCATCATATTATTTCTTATCAAATGGGTGGGCTACCAGATCATATTCGCCATTCT CTAGCTTTGGGAGAGAACAGGTGGTGCAGGAAAAGCAACCTTTAGGAATGAAAGAAATGGTGGCGCCAATCTCTGCTGGTATTTTATCAGCTTTGAGAAGGGTGATAGCAAGACGTATTTctttgaag AATCAGCTCAAAAGGCGGCTTCATGCAATAACTGTTGCTTCAGCTACGTGCTTTCTTTTTCCTGTTGCCATGTGGGATACAATCTTA GGGTCGACATCCGATAGCATAATTAAGTTTCAGTTTCCGAGCAGGGCTTATTTGAGCACAATTGTTTTTGGAATTTTCTTTATATACTATATTGACAATGTTGCAGAGGAAAG ATTGCACCTTGTTTTCTCTTCTCCAAGGCACTTACTGGTTTCAGGAGGATGCATCATTTTAATGGAGATATTCTATAAGATGGATTTCTCTTTACTAGGTTTTCTAATTTGCTCCATAATTTTGGGATATGGTATGTCTTGTTATCTCCACTTTTGTGTcatttcagatagtttaaagtcTAAACATATATTGTGGACATTAGTGATGCatattttgcttcttttattaatctacatttaa